In a genomic window of Pelotomaculum thermopropionicum SI:
- the SmpB gene encoding tmRNA-binding protein codes for MAVKVVTENRRARHEYHILETFEAGLALRGTEVKSLRAGKASLQDSFARVENGELLLYNMHISPYEQGNQFNHEPKRTRRLLMHKYEILRLMGKTREKGLALIPLKVYFKNGLAKIELALAKGKKIYDRREDIASRDARREIDRAIKERMRLH; via the coding sequence ATGGCTGTTAAAGTGGTGACAGAAAACAGGAGGGCCAGGCACGAGTACCATATCCTGGAGACTTTTGAAGCCGGCTTGGCCTTAAGGGGCACGGAGGTAAAGTCCCTCCGGGCGGGCAAGGCCAGCCTGCAGGACAGCTTTGCCCGCGTTGAAAACGGTGAGCTGCTGCTGTATAATATGCATATAAGCCCTTACGAGCAGGGCAACCAGTTTAACCACGAGCCAAAGCGCACCCGCCGGCTGCTCATGCACAAGTATGAAATACTGCGCCTTATGGGCAAGACCAGGGAGAAGGGCCTGGCGCTGATACCTCTGAAAGTTTACTTTAAAAACGGCCTGGCCAAAATAGAGCTGGCCCTGGCCAAAGGCAAGAAAATTTACGACCGGCGGGAAGACATTGCCAGCAGGGATGCCCGCCGGGAAATCGACAGGGCAATAAAGGAAAGAATGAGGCTGCATTAA